The Hymenobacter chitinivorans DSM 11115 genome contains a region encoding:
- a CDS encoding 2'-5' RNA ligase family protein has product MDLPAYYDEMHQAALPLLARGAVVPDPLLQAPEQDQRRGLTLLTRPPAPILAALTGLLADFERLEPAQYYYPATDIHLTILSIISCYPGFTLDQVDPAAYQAAGQAVVAGVGPFRVEYRGLAATPGGIIVRGFPRGPGLEELRHNVRQHFRHSALPQSIDQRYSIQTAHSTLIRFRAPLQHPAALARLVEHYQEHVIGSFEVHTVELVYNDWYQRAANTIRLAEYALSGD; this is encoded by the coding sequence ATGGATTTACCCGCCTACTACGACGAAATGCACCAGGCTGCCCTACCCTTGCTGGCCCGGGGCGCGGTAGTGCCCGACCCGCTGCTGCAGGCGCCCGAGCAGGACCAGCGCCGCGGCCTGACGCTGCTGACCCGCCCGCCGGCCCCGATTCTGGCGGCCCTGACTGGGCTGCTGGCCGATTTCGAGCGGCTGGAACCCGCGCAGTACTACTATCCCGCCACCGACATCCACCTGACCATTCTCTCGATTATCTCCTGCTACCCCGGCTTTACGCTCGACCAGGTGGACCCGGCGGCCTACCAGGCGGCAGGGCAGGCAGTGGTGGCCGGGGTCGGGCCGTTTCGGGTGGAGTACCGGGGCCTGGCCGCCACGCCCGGTGGAATTATCGTGCGGGGCTTTCCGCGGGGGCCGGGCCTGGAGGAACTGCGCCACAATGTGCGGCAGCACTTCCGGCACTCGGCCCTGCCCCAGTCCATCGACCAGCGCTACAGCATCCAGACGGCGCACTCCACCCTCATCCGGTTTCGGGCGCCGCTGCAGCATCCCGCGGCCCTGGCCCGGCTGGTGGAGCACTACCAGGAGCACGTCATCGGCAGCTTTGAGGTACATACCGTGGAGCTGGTCTACAACGACTGGTACCAGCGGGCGGCCAATACCATTCGGCTGGCCGAATACGCCTTATCTGGCGACTAG
- a CDS encoding acyltransferase family protein — protein MPSLPTAAAVSTAAPAASPERPGRLMSLDVFRGLTVMAMLLVNNPGDWGHIYAPLAHAEWHGCTLADLIFPFFLFIVGVSIVYALDSARRAGPRGPLLRRIGRRAVVLFGLGLFASLFLDWDLGTVRIPGVLARIALVFLVCGALFVQTTWRQQAWTLAALLVGYNVLLQLVPVPGLGAANLGPETNLGAWLDRLVLGEAHLWKESKTWDPEGLLSTLPAVGTGILGLLAGQLLRLKTLAPAPKVAWLFVAGGAALVLGIVWSTWLPLNKALWTSSFVLYTGGIAAMTLAAFYWLIDVQGYRRGLTPFVVFGVNAITAFFLSSLLARALNRWQVAGPDGAVGLKDWLYHTLFTPFIANPYLASLAGGLVCVLIWFGVLWLMYRRGIIIKV, from the coding sequence ATGCCTAGTCTGCCCACTGCCGCTGCTGTTTCTACCGCTGCTCCCGCCGCGTCGCCCGAGCGGCCCGGCCGCCTGATGTCGCTCGACGTGTTCCGGGGCCTGACCGTCATGGCCATGCTGCTGGTGAATAATCCCGGCGACTGGGGCCACATCTACGCCCCGCTGGCCCACGCCGAGTGGCACGGCTGCACCCTGGCCGACCTGATTTTCCCTTTTTTCCTCTTTATCGTGGGCGTGTCCATCGTGTATGCCCTGGACTCGGCCCGGCGGGCAGGGCCCCGGGGGCCACTGCTGCGCCGCATCGGGCGGCGGGCGGTGGTGCTGTTTGGGTTGGGGCTGTTTGCCTCCCTGTTCCTGGATTGGGACCTGGGCACGGTCCGGATTCCGGGCGTGCTGGCCCGCATTGCGCTGGTATTTCTGGTCTGCGGTGCGCTGTTCGTGCAAACCACCTGGCGGCAGCAGGCCTGGACGCTGGCCGCTCTGCTGGTGGGCTACAACGTGCTGCTGCAGCTGGTGCCCGTGCCCGGCCTTGGGGCGGCCAACCTCGGCCCCGAAACCAACCTGGGCGCCTGGCTCGACCGGCTGGTGCTGGGTGAGGCCCACCTCTGGAAAGAAAGCAAGACCTGGGACCCGGAAGGCCTGCTCAGCACGTTGCCCGCCGTGGGCACCGGCATTCTGGGCCTGCTGGCCGGGCAGCTGCTGCGCCTCAAAACCCTGGCGCCGGCCCCGAAAGTCGCCTGGCTGTTTGTGGCCGGGGGCGCGGCCCTGGTGCTGGGAATAGTGTGGAGTACCTGGCTGCCGCTGAACAAGGCTCTATGGACCAGCTCCTTCGTGCTGTATACCGGCGGCATTGCGGCCATGACCTTAGCGGCCTTTTACTGGCTGATCGACGTGCAGGGCTACCGGCGTGGCCTCACGCCCTTCGTCGTTTTTGGGGTGAATGCCATTACTGCCTTTTTTCTTTCCAGCCTGCTGGCCCGGGCCCTCAACCGGTGGCAGGTGGCGGGCCCCGACGGCGCCGTGGGCCTGAAAGACTGGCTGTACCACACCCTGTTCACGCCCTTCATTGCCAATCCTTACCTGGCCTCCCTGGCCGGCGGCCTGGTCTGCGTGCTGATCTGGTTTGGGGTGCTCTGGCTGATGTACCGACGGGGCATTATCATCAAGGTCTGA
- a CDS encoding DUF1223 domain-containing protein: MRLLVLAAALLPAALLSGSRFRPAPAAPARVPVVVELFTSEGCSSCPAADATLRQLEAAQSVPGVEVIALGQHVDYWNRLGWQDPFSSPQFTQRQRQYAAHFNTNSYTPQAVVNGRYEFVGSRQQQLATTVAEAAKAPRATVQLTRAGTGLQVSVGSLPAGTAPASVLLAITETGLSTQVGRGENAGSLLRHAPVVRELRSLGPVRPDGTFRATPALPLNPQWQPAHLRAVVLVQENDSRRIIGAASLPLQPGS, translated from the coding sequence ATGCGCCTTCTCGTCCTTGCCGCCGCCCTGCTGCCCGCCGCCCTGCTCAGCGGCTCCCGCTTCCGCCCCGCGCCCGCCGCCCCGGCCCGGGTGCCGGTCGTGGTGGAGCTCTTCACCTCCGAGGGCTGCTCCAGCTGCCCCGCCGCCGACGCCACCCTGCGCCAGCTCGAAGCGGCCCAGTCGGTGCCCGGCGTGGAGGTCATTGCCCTGGGCCAGCACGTCGACTACTGGAACCGCCTGGGCTGGCAGGACCCGTTCTCCTCTCCCCAGTTTACCCAGCGCCAGCGCCAGTACGCGGCCCACTTCAACACCAACAGCTACACGCCCCAGGCCGTGGTTAATGGGCGCTACGAGTTTGTGGGCAGCCGCCAGCAGCAGCTGGCCACCACCGTGGCCGAGGCCGCCAAGGCCCCCCGGGCCACCGTGCAGCTCACCCGCGCCGGCACCGGCCTGCAGGTAAGCGTGGGAAGCCTGCCCGCCGGCACGGCCCCGGCCTCGGTGCTGCTGGCTATTACTGAAACCGGCCTTTCGACCCAGGTGGGCCGGGGCGAAAATGCCGGCAGCCTCTTGCGCCACGCCCCCGTGGTGCGGGAGCTGCGCAGCCTGGGCCCCGTGCGCCCCGACGGCACCTTCCGCGCCACGCCCGCCCTGCCGCTCAACCCCCAGTGGCAGCCCGCCCACCTGCGGGCCGTGGTGCTGGTCCAGGAAAACGACTCCCGCCGCATCATCGGGGCCGCCAGCCTGCCCCTGCAGCCGGGCAGCTGA
- a CDS encoding sigma-70 family RNA polymerase sigma factor yields MSLPSRPPAAAPAPPEPQLWLTRYGDELYRYALARVPDAGSAEELVQDTLLSALDGLAAFRAEASERTWLFVILKRKLIDYYRRRSRRAEVSLDALAPAGPDEAVFFEANNGHWRREQHPSSWADRADGPLEQQELQQVLRLCQQKLPPQHEAVFALRFIEELSAEEICQELGLSAANYWVIVHRAKLQLRRCLEKNGLGRAASA; encoded by the coding sequence GTGTCTTTGCCGTCCCGCCCGCCTGCTGCCGCCCCGGCGCCTCCCGAACCCCAGCTCTGGCTGACCCGCTACGGCGACGAGCTGTACCGCTACGCCCTGGCCCGCGTGCCCGACGCCGGCAGCGCCGAGGAGCTGGTGCAGGACACTTTGCTCAGCGCCCTGGACGGGCTGGCCGCGTTTCGGGCCGAGGCCTCGGAGCGCACCTGGCTGTTCGTGATTCTCAAGCGCAAGCTCATCGACTACTACCGCCGCCGGTCCCGCCGGGCCGAAGTCAGCCTGGACGCTCTGGCTCCCGCTGGTCCCGATGAGGCCGTCTTTTTCGAAGCTAACAACGGGCACTGGCGGCGCGAGCAGCACCCCAGCAGCTGGGCCGACCGCGCCGACGGGCCGCTGGAGCAGCAGGAGCTCCAGCAGGTGCTGCGCCTGTGCCAGCAGAAGCTGCCGCCCCAGCACGAGGCCGTCTTTGCCCTGCGCTTTATCGAAGAACTTTCCGCCGAGGAAATCTGTCAGGAGCTCGGGCTGAGTGCGGCCAACTACTGGGTTATCGTGCACCGGGCCAAGCTGCAACTGCGGCGCTGCCTCGAAAAAAACGGCCTGGGACGGGCTGCTTCCGCCTAA
- the msrA gene encoding peptide-methionine (S)-S-oxide reductase MsrA — MNLLKSGLSALLTAVLAFTTLAQAPTRSTAGAAPKDLSGLAVATFAGGCFWSHEEIFEEVRGVREVVSGYAGGTTKNPTYEQVGSGLTGHAESVQVYYDPKVVTYAQLLDVFLLGAHNPTTLNRQGPDAGTEYRSVAFYRTPQEKQLIEGAIQRATADRRYQDPIVTQVTALTDFWPAEKYHQGYYRLHPTQGYIDHVSRPKVEHFRHMFPQLLKTEKLPL, encoded by the coding sequence ATGAACCTGCTTAAATCCGGCCTCTCGGCCCTGCTTACCGCGGTCCTGGCTTTTACCACGCTGGCCCAGGCCCCCACCCGCTCCACAGCCGGGGCCGCGCCCAAAGACCTGAGTGGCCTGGCCGTAGCCACCTTTGCCGGCGGCTGCTTCTGGAGCCACGAGGAAATCTTCGAGGAAGTGCGCGGGGTGCGCGAAGTCGTGTCGGGCTACGCCGGTGGCACCACCAAGAACCCCACCTACGAGCAAGTAGGCAGCGGCCTGACCGGCCACGCCGAGTCGGTGCAGGTGTACTACGACCCCAAAGTGGTGACCTACGCCCAGCTGCTCGACGTGTTTTTGCTGGGGGCTCACAACCCGACGACCCTCAACCGCCAGGGTCCCGACGCGGGTACGGAATACCGCTCGGTGGCCTTTTACCGCACGCCCCAGGAAAAGCAGCTCATTGAAGGAGCCATCCAGCGGGCCACGGCCGACCGGCGCTACCAGGACCCCATCGTAACTCAGGTCACGGCTTTGACGGACTTCTGGCCGGCCGAGAAATACCACCAGGGCTACTACCGCCTCCACCCCACCCAGGGCTACATCGACCATGTGTCGCGGCCCAAGGTAGAGCACTTCCGCCACATGTTTCCCCAGCTGCTCAAAACCGAAAAGCTGCCCCTGTAA
- a CDS encoding DUF2059 domain-containing protein produces MKQLLTLATLLTCALPLAAQPTTASKPVVAISAKQQQAAEELLQVMHMEENTNKSIDQMVTMQVQQRPDMKAVEPELRTFMTKHMSWATLKDDMVQLYATEFTEKDLRSLTAFYKSPTGQKLLDKQPELLRATMRLGQERLQQNIPELQQLIEKKMQSQDSKQ; encoded by the coding sequence ATGAAACAGCTCCTGACCCTGGCCACCCTGCTGACCTGCGCGCTGCCCCTGGCCGCCCAACCGACTACCGCCTCCAAGCCCGTAGTGGCCATATCCGCCAAGCAGCAGCAGGCCGCCGAGGAGCTGCTGCAGGTGATGCACATGGAGGAAAACACGAACAAGAGCATCGACCAGATGGTGACCATGCAGGTGCAGCAGCGCCCCGATATGAAGGCCGTGGAGCCCGAGCTGCGCACGTTCATGACCAAGCACATGAGCTGGGCCACCCTCAAGGACGACATGGTGCAGCTCTACGCCACCGAGTTCACCGAAAAGGACCTGCGCAGCCTCACGGCCTTCTATAAGTCGCCGACGGGGCAGAAGCTGCTCGACAAGCAGCCCGAGCTGCTGCGGGCCACCATGCGCCTGGGCCAGGAGCGCCTCCAGCAGAACATTCCCGAGCTCCAACAGCTCATCGAGAAGAAGATGCAAAGCCAGGATTCGAAGCAGTAG
- a CDS encoding anti-sigma factor family protein — protein MLRIISCHQATLLLEQRADQALPPVDRRSLWLHLRYCPYCSRYARQTVLLAELARAAAVARPELPGLSAEARQRLQERLREAGLDGPR, from the coding sequence ATGCTGCGAATCATCTCCTGCCACCAGGCCACCCTGCTGCTCGAACAGCGCGCCGACCAGGCCCTGCCGCCCGTGGACCGGCGCAGCCTGTGGCTGCACCTGCGCTACTGCCCCTACTGCAGCCGCTACGCCCGCCAGACCGTGCTGCTGGCCGAGCTGGCCCGCGCCGCGGCCGTTGCGCGTCCTGAGCTGCCGGGTTTGTCGGCCGAAGCCCGGCAGCGCCTGCAGGAGCGCCTGCGCGAGGCCGGCCTGGACGGCCCCCGCTGA
- a CDS encoding molybdopterin-dependent oxidoreductase, which translates to MTDQPQPGRLLTDAEAQQEAARRSRRSFITLGLAGLAGLGGWGWLVTRPAEQGVPRPLRKVLEANGQLAGEYLSNAQLAPVFAKSRARMPRVNGHVGLKDELDLAAWRLRVQGYAPGATAPRRQEFTLADIRALPRTEMTTELKCIEGWSTVVTWAGARLADLLARYPLATDPNPAAGTGQPADQARYASLATPDGKYYVGLDLASALHPQTLLCYEMNGQPLTLDHGAPLRLVTPLKYGIKQLKRIGTLTFTDQRPADYWAERGYDWHSSL; encoded by the coding sequence ATGACTGACCAACCCCAACCCGGCCGGCTGCTGACCGACGCCGAGGCCCAACAGGAAGCCGCCCGCCGCTCCCGCCGCTCGTTTATCACCCTGGGTCTGGCCGGCCTGGCCGGACTGGGCGGCTGGGGCTGGCTCGTAACCCGGCCCGCCGAGCAGGGCGTACCCCGGCCTTTGCGCAAGGTACTGGAAGCCAACGGGCAGCTGGCCGGCGAGTACCTGAGCAATGCCCAGCTGGCCCCGGTGTTTGCCAAGAGCCGGGCCCGGATGCCGCGCGTGAATGGGCACGTGGGGTTGAAGGACGAGCTGGACCTGGCCGCCTGGCGGCTGCGGGTGCAGGGCTACGCTCCCGGCGCCACGGCGCCCCGCCGCCAGGAGTTTACCCTGGCCGACATCCGGGCCCTGCCCCGGACGGAAATGACCACCGAGCTTAAGTGCATCGAGGGCTGGAGCACCGTAGTGACCTGGGCCGGGGCCCGGCTCGCCGACCTGCTGGCCCGCTACCCCCTGGCTACTGACCCCAACCCGGCCGCTGGCACCGGGCAGCCCGCCGACCAGGCCCGCTACGCCAGCCTGGCCACCCCCGACGGGAAGTACTACGTGGGCCTGGACCTGGCCAGCGCCCTGCACCCCCAGACCTTGCTGTGCTACGAGATGAACGGGCAGCCCCTGACGCTGGACCACGGCGCCCCCCTGCGGCTGGTTACCCCGCTCAAGTACGGCATCAAGCAGCTCAAGCGCATCGGCACCCTCACCTTCACCGACCAGCGCCCCGCCGACTACTGGGCCGAGCGGGGCTACGACTGGCATTCGAGTCTGTAG
- the msrB gene encoding peptide-methionine (R)-S-oxide reductase MsrB: MRTLLFLLVAAALLAFTVLRPGTTRLSAADKAVADTYPKPRPVTGQPGEFPVRKTDAEWRKQLTPAQYFILRQQGTEPAFRNKYFNNHAKGRYYCAADHNLLFSSETKFESGTGWPSFWAPAAEGSVKVTADNTLGMSRDEIVCAQCGGHLGHVFNDGPKPTGLRYCMDSDAMLFEAAK, encoded by the coding sequence ATGCGCACTCTGTTGTTTTTGCTCGTGGCCGCGGCCCTCTTGGCCTTCACCGTGCTGCGCCCCGGCACCACCCGCCTCTCCGCGGCCGACAAAGCCGTGGCCGATACCTACCCCAAGCCCCGGCCGGTAACGGGCCAGCCTGGTGAGTTTCCGGTGCGCAAGACCGACGCCGAGTGGCGCAAGCAGCTCACCCCGGCCCAGTACTTTATTCTGCGCCAGCAGGGCACCGAGCCGGCCTTCCGCAACAAGTACTTCAACAACCACGCGAAGGGCCGCTACTACTGCGCCGCCGACCACAACCTGCTCTTCAGCTCGGAAACCAAGTTTGAGAGTGGCACGGGCTGGCCGAGCTTCTGGGCCCCGGCTGCCGAGGGCAGCGTGAAGGTTACGGCCGACAACACCCTGGGCATGAGCCGGGACGAAATTGTGTGCGCCCAGTGCGGGGGCCACCTGGGCCACGTCTTCAACGACGGACCCAAGCCCACCGGCCTGCGCTACTGCATGGACTCCGATGCCATGCTCTTCGAAGCCGCCAAGTAA
- a CDS encoding cytochrome b/b6 domain-containing protein, producing the protein MKRLVAKHPLAIRWFHWLNFPVLALMIWSGLWIYWANDVYRLGWGRTTVLKFFPTSFYQAFHMDHKLAQGMSWHFVLMWVFALNGLAYVAYTLISGEWRYLLPTRHSFAEAWQVLLHDLGVRKAPLPARKFNGAQQIAYTAVILMGAGSLLTGLAIYKPTQLAGLTALLGGYEWARLEHFALTIGYVLFFLVHIAQVVRAGWNNFRAMVAGFEVVDVPEAGPTAPAAPVSSPTAPLA; encoded by the coding sequence ATGAAACGCCTCGTCGCAAAGCACCCGCTGGCCATCCGCTGGTTTCACTGGCTCAACTTCCCGGTTCTGGCCCTGATGATCTGGAGCGGGCTGTGGATCTACTGGGCCAACGACGTGTACCGCCTCGGCTGGGGCCGCACGACGGTGCTCAAGTTCTTCCCCACCTCGTTTTACCAGGCCTTCCACATGGACCACAAGCTGGCCCAGGGCATGAGCTGGCACTTCGTGCTGATGTGGGTGTTTGCCCTGAACGGGCTGGCTTACGTGGCCTACACGCTCATATCGGGGGAGTGGCGCTACCTGCTGCCCACCCGTCACTCCTTCGCCGAGGCCTGGCAGGTGCTGCTCCACGACCTGGGGGTGCGCAAGGCGCCCCTGCCGGCGCGTAAGTTCAACGGGGCCCAGCAGATAGCCTACACGGCCGTTATCCTGATGGGGGCCGGCTCCCTGCTCACCGGGCTGGCCATCTACAAGCCCACCCAGCTGGCCGGGCTGACGGCGCTGCTCGGCGGCTACGAGTGGGCCCGGCTGGAGCACTTCGCTTTGACCATCGGCTACGTGCTGTTCTTTCTGGTCCACATTGCCCAGGTGGTGCGGGCCGGCTGGAATAACTTCCGGGCCATGGTAGCCGGCTTCGAGGTGGTGGACGTGCCCGAGGCCGGGCCCACGGCTCCCGCGGCGCCGGTTTCTTCTCCTACTGCTCCCCTTGCCTAA
- a CDS encoding 3-(methylthio)propionyl-CoA ligase, which translates to MQGLMMNEPLRIAGLLQHAAKWHADTEIVTRLTEGGIHRYTYHAAHLRAKQLANALTDLGVQTGDRIGTLAWNNHRHFELYYGVSGIGAVCHTINPRLFAEQLIYIINHAADRFIFFDLTFLPLVEKLAPHCPQVEGWVLLTDRAHMPETSQLPDLRCYEDLLAAHSAEFEWPTFDENTASSLCYTSGTTDQPKGVLYSHRSTVLHSYAAALPDCFNCSARDVILPVVPMFHVNAWGIPYLAPMIGCKLVLPGPGLDAASLFELFENEGVTFSAGVPTIWFGLLTFMREKKARFSTLTKMIVGGASCPPALLRAFDEELGVTIRHAWGMSETSPLGTVNTPKSRQLSLSPDEQFAVSTKQGRSIFGIDMKIVDDEGHELPHDGTAFGDLLVRGPFVAGGYYQSDNRTQFTPDGWFRTGDVATIDADGFMNITDRSKDVIKSGGEWISSIDLENLAVAHPAVAEAAVIGLPHPKWSERPLLVVVRKPDTEVSKEELLNFFEGKVAHWWKPDAVEFVDQLPHTATGKLLKTKLRQDFSGYEFPTAG; encoded by the coding sequence ATGCAAGGATTAATGATGAACGAGCCCCTGCGCATCGCCGGGCTCCTGCAGCACGCCGCCAAGTGGCACGCCGACACTGAAATCGTGACGCGCCTGACCGAGGGCGGCATCCACCGCTACACCTACCACGCCGCCCACCTGCGGGCTAAGCAGCTGGCCAATGCCCTGACAGATTTGGGTGTGCAGACCGGGGACCGAATCGGGACGCTGGCCTGGAACAACCACCGCCACTTCGAGCTCTATTATGGCGTTTCGGGTATTGGGGCCGTGTGCCACACGATTAACCCCCGCCTGTTTGCCGAGCAGCTCATCTACATCATCAACCACGCCGCCGACCGGTTCATCTTCTTCGACCTGACCTTTCTGCCCCTGGTGGAGAAGCTGGCCCCGCACTGCCCGCAGGTGGAAGGCTGGGTGCTGCTGACCGACCGGGCCCACATGCCCGAAACGAGCCAGCTGCCCGACCTGCGCTGCTACGAAGACCTGCTGGCCGCCCACAGCGCCGAGTTCGAGTGGCCTACCTTCGACGAGAATACCGCCTCCTCGCTCTGCTACACCTCCGGCACCACCGACCAGCCCAAGGGCGTGCTCTACTCCCACCGCTCCACGGTGCTGCACAGCTACGCCGCGGCATTGCCCGACTGCTTCAACTGCTCGGCCCGGGACGTGATTCTGCCCGTGGTGCCCATGTTCCACGTCAACGCCTGGGGTATTCCCTACCTGGCGCCCATGATTGGCTGCAAGCTGGTGCTGCCCGGCCCCGGCCTCGACGCGGCCAGCTTATTTGAGCTCTTCGAAAACGAGGGCGTGACCTTCTCGGCCGGGGTGCCCACCATCTGGTTTGGCCTGCTCACCTTCATGCGGGAGAAAAAGGCCCGCTTTAGCACCCTCACCAAGATGATTGTGGGCGGGGCCTCCTGCCCGCCGGCCCTGCTGCGGGCCTTCGACGAGGAGTTGGGCGTGACCATTCGCCACGCCTGGGGCATGAGCGAAACCTCGCCCCTGGGCACCGTCAACACGCCCAAGAGCCGGCAGCTGAGCCTGAGCCCCGACGAGCAGTTTGCCGTCAGCACCAAGCAGGGCCGCAGCATCTTCGGCATTGATATGAAGATTGTGGACGACGAGGGCCACGAGCTGCCCCACGACGGCACCGCCTTCGGCGACCTGCTCGTGCGCGGCCCTTTCGTGGCCGGCGGCTACTACCAGTCCGACAACCGCACCCAGTTTACCCCCGACGGCTGGTTCCGCACCGGCGACGTGGCCACCATCGACGCCGACGGCTTCATGAACATCACCGACCGGTCCAAGGACGTCATCAAGTCGGGCGGGGAGTGGATCAGCTCCATTGACCTGGAGAACCTGGCCGTGGCTCACCCCGCCGTAGCCGAGGCCGCCGTCATTGGCCTGCCCCACCCCAAGTGGAGCGAAAGGCCCCTGCTGGTAGTCGTCCGCAAGCCCGACACGGAGGTCAGCAAGGAGGAATTGCTCAACTTCTTCGAGGGCAAGGTGGCCCACTGGTGGAAGCCCGACGCGGTGGAGTTCGTCGACCAGCTCCCCCACACCGCCACCGGCAAGCTGCTCAAGACCAAGCTCCGCCAGGACTTCAGCGGCTACGAATTTCCCACGGCCGGCTAG